A single genomic interval of Scylla paramamosain isolate STU-SP2022 chromosome 4, ASM3559412v1, whole genome shotgun sequence harbors:
- the LOC135099795 gene encoding uncharacterized protein LOC135099795 — protein sequence MRTYKYSILVIAAVVGTEVIFKCLKHIYNVFYYKSGDKVKHHVTSWDSKKQRSVNEVIFFPDQGILSSLTASNTSCRKQNLIVMEENSGIHHLQSSEKCHQSRFITRSFSLNENEVPHSAYLKKSSSLIHLVDVLDSARCSLKVCVYIITLQDLVDALVRAKNRGVHVRVIVEGQMPNEAALATLRKNNISARISQSSQLMHHKFALVDVPNPYCPSVIPGNATPTEIHEKSWLGWFSSYLFFRSSFSQSATDVERPESLLLTGSFNWTWTAVVNNCENVIISNDLNLINHYNEEFDFIWKAVEVSS from the exons ATGAGGACATATAAATATTCCATccttgttattgctgctgttgttgggaCTGAAGTGATATTCAAGTGCCttaaacatatatataatgtgttttACTATAAAAGTGGTGATAAAGTGAAACATCATGTAACCTCTTGGGATTCAAAAAAGCAAAGGTCAGTGAATGaagttatattttttcctgACCAGGGTATATTATCAAGTCTCACTGCCAGCAACACAAGCTGTAGAAAACAAAATTTGATTGTAATGGAGGAGAATTCTGGTATTCATCATCTACAGTCAAGTGAAAAATGTCACCAGTCAAGATTCATAACAAGATCATTCTCCCTTAATGAAAATGAAGTACCACACTCAGCCTATCTGAAGAAAAGCAGTTCACTCATCCACCTTGTTGATGTGCTTGACTCTGCTAGGTGTTcactgaaggtgtgtgtgtatatcatcACCTTACAGGACCTGGTGGATGCTTTGGTCAGGGCCAAG AATCGAGGTGTACATGTAAGAGTGATAGTAGAAGGACAGATGCCAAATGAAGCTGCCCTGGCCACACTAAGGAAGAACAATATATCTGCACGAATAAGCCAGTCCAGCCAGCTTATGCATCACAAGTTTGCTCTTGTGGATGTACCAAATCCTTACTGTCCATCTGTTATTCCAGGTAATGCAACACCAACAGAGATTCATGAGAAAAGTTGGTTAGGTTGGTTTAgttcttacctttttttcagATCATCATTTTCTCAAAGTGCAACAGATGTAGAGAGACCTGAATCTCTCTTGCTGACAGGCTCCTTTAATTGGACATGGACAGCTGTAGTTAACAATTGTGAGAATGTGATAATAAGTAATGATTTGAATTTAATTAATCATTACAATGAAGAGTTTGACTTTATCTGGAAAGCCGTTGAAGTTTCTTcataa